In Nostoc sp. UHCC 0926, a single genomic region encodes these proteins:
- a CDS encoding acyl-CoA dehydrogenase family protein, with protein MQLIETKESQNYIDLAKSLAKEFAQTAVERDAKGGTPKHERDRLRQSNLLKLIVPTEYGGLGQSWITVLQITREFAKVDSSIAHVFSYHHLGVVIPHIFGSAEQKQRYYSETIRNNWFWCNALNPLDKRTTLTPENDYFRLNGIKSFCSGSQDSDILPITATHQENGELSILVIPTQRQGVTVNHDWNNIGQRQTDSGSVTFENVLVYPDEILGSRDKPSEPFTTIRACLTQLNLANIYLGIAQGAFEAAKTYTCTNTKPWLTSGVESATQDPYIIQHYGNIWVDLQAAICLVEQAGELLQTAWEQEWSLTAEQRGECALFIATAKVLATRVGLDITSRIFEVMGARATNAKYGFDRYWRNLRTFTLHDPVDYKIQDIGNWALNDQLPKPNFYS; from the coding sequence ATGCAATTAATCGAAACTAAAGAGTCTCAAAATTATATTGATCTAGCTAAGTCTTTAGCAAAGGAATTTGCACAGACTGCTGTAGAGCGGGATGCAAAAGGGGGAACACCAAAGCATGAACGCGATCGCTTGCGCCAAAGCAACTTACTGAAACTGATCGTACCCACAGAGTACGGTGGTTTAGGGCAAAGCTGGATTACCGTTCTGCAAATTACCCGTGAATTTGCCAAAGTTGATAGCTCCATTGCTCACGTCTTTTCTTACCACCATCTAGGTGTAGTAATTCCTCATATCTTTGGTTCGGCAGAGCAAAAACAGCGTTATTACTCAGAAACTATTCGCAACAATTGGTTTTGGTGCAATGCCCTCAACCCTTTGGATAAAAGAACTACTCTGACACCGGAAAATGATTATTTCCGTCTCAACGGCATCAAAAGCTTTTGCTCTGGTTCTCAAGACTCAGATATATTACCAATCACTGCCACTCATCAAGAAAATGGAGAATTGAGTATTCTGGTAATTCCTACCCAACGGCAAGGTGTTACTGTTAATCATGATTGGAATAATATAGGGCAACGTCAAACAGATAGTGGTAGTGTGACTTTTGAGAATGTGTTGGTATACCCTGACGAAATTCTTGGTAGTAGAGACAAACCCAGTGAACCCTTCACCACTATTCGTGCGTGCTTAACTCAATTGAATCTTGCTAATATCTACCTGGGAATTGCACAAGGAGCATTTGAAGCTGCTAAAACATATACTTGCACTAATACAAAACCTTGGCTGACATCAGGTGTAGAGAGTGCAACCCAAGATCCATACATTATCCAGCATTACGGCAATATATGGGTTGATCTTCAGGCAGCCATTTGTCTAGTCGAGCAGGCAGGAGAATTACTACAAACAGCTTGGGAGCAGGAATGGTCACTCACCGCAGAACAACGGGGAGAATGTGCGCTGTTTATTGCTACTGCCAAAGTCCTCGCCACTAGAGTCGGTTTAGACATCACCAGCCGCATTTTTGAAGTTATGGGCGCACGCGCTACTAATGCAAAATATGGCTTTGACCGCTATTGGCGTAATCTCCGCACGTTCACTCTCCACGATCCAGTGGATTACAAAATCCAAGATATCGGAAATTGGGCGTTAAATGATCAACTGCCAAAACCCAACTTTTATTCATAA
- a CDS encoding HIT family protein, which yields MKQQKNQFSHLTAIERSYLSFPAQFLLNQNLLQGKILDFGCGFGNDVKILRQKGCDITGYDPYYFPEYPQNTFDTIICFYVLNVLFIEEQTHVIMEVSHLLKPGGKAYYAVRRDIKKEGFREHYIHKKPTYQCIVKLPFASIFLDEYRELHEYVHYNCQKNSSNYCIFCNPHKNLKLLTESATAYAIFDGYPLSKGHVLVIPKRHVSSYFELPFKEQSACWFMVNKIQEILKAEFEPDGFNVGMNINRAAGQNIMHTSIHIIPRYKGDTVSTKSGIRNVIPKKQ from the coding sequence ATGAAACAGCAAAAAAATCAGTTTAGCCATCTCACTGCGATCGAAAGAAGTTATCTATCATTTCCTGCACAGTTTTTATTAAATCAAAACCTTCTCCAAGGCAAAATACTAGACTTTGGTTGTGGCTTTGGTAATGATGTTAAAATATTGCGCCAAAAAGGTTGTGATATTACAGGCTATGACCCTTATTATTTTCCAGAATATCCTCAAAATACATTCGATACAATAATTTGTTTTTATGTTTTAAATGTTTTATTTATTGAAGAACAAACTCATGTTATTATGGAAGTCTCACACTTATTAAAGCCAGGAGGAAAAGCTTATTATGCTGTAAGAAGAGATATCAAAAAAGAAGGGTTTCGAGAACATTATATTCATAAAAAACCTACCTATCAATGTATTGTAAAACTTCCCTTTGCTTCAATTTTTTTAGATGAATATCGGGAATTACATGAGTATGTTCACTATAATTGTCAGAAAAATTCATCTAATTATTGTATATTTTGTAATCCTCATAAAAATCTAAAACTATTAACTGAATCAGCAACCGCTTATGCTATTTTTGATGGCTATCCTCTAAGTAAAGGGCATGTTTTAGTTATTCCAAAACGTCATGTTAGCAGTTATTTTGAACTACCATTTAAAGAGCAATCTGCTTGCTGGTTTATGGTGAATAAAATACAAGAAATTCTCAAAGCAGAATTTGAACCTGATGGTTTTAATGTAGGAATGAATATTAACAGAGCCGCCGGTCAAAATATTATGCACACTAGTATTCATATCATCCCTCGTTACAAAGGTGATACTGTCTCTACTAAAAGTGGAATCAGGAACGTTATTCCTAAAAAGCAATAG
- a CDS encoding HEAT repeat domain-containing protein, whose product MRIEWFTLWIGQKAVGFLVKTIISEEFVKDLLKDYAKDFFKNIFNNAVTAPFKREPLEKAVVMAVTEFLQLMQQDLDDSELAEDEIKKYEQPLNKFLKHPEVKAILGTAFKDDCQTIDTKKLETIWYELNASYPLPDDFNWKRIARKYLQTVKEIIIGVPELREILNSQNLDKIRYNTTEIAGIIPDFDLERYQEAIKETYSNLNLDSLDTSTYDYRDKLKVWDIFIAQNVREIHQVIPRIHELPKEHLRRLRETNELEAEVELEELERYKRVYLEQPKRSVVDIVNEQQTNKYIVILGDPGSGKSTLLKYLALNWARSPLNNSLSLAIPVLIELRTYMRRREDKECHSFLEFFHKCSGAISHLNQHQLHEQLKSGKALVMFDGLDEVFDPAQREDVITDIHRFTNEYRDVQVIVTSRVIGYKPQRLRDAEFHHFILQDLEAEQIQDFIYRWHELTFIDTADKVRKRERLQIGIDTSQSIAELAGNPLLLTMMAILNRNQELPRDRAELYNQASRVLLHQWDVERALQEDKRLDPKIIDYKDKQAMLRQVAYHMQTGDKGLAGNLISVGNLEKILTDYFKSLEITQAREVARVMINQLRTRNFILCFLGADYYAFVHRTFLEYFCAWEFVWQFEKERSITIEFLKTEVFGKHWQDETWHEVLLLIVGMIDVKFVGEILDYLMVQDGEEEKFINLFLAANCLAEVRNRSVIASVANKLLNKLQDLTKYDLWYYYRPIGNKETILVRKIRTQAVAIVTAIWKDNRETLHWLKDCTTAENHRYVRGAAIKALASNFKEDPDICSFLKHCATADNEWYVQYTLMEALASNFKEDLDTHSFLKDRATADNHEDVRSAAIQALASNFKEDLDTHSFLKDRATADNHEDVRYAAIEALASNYKEDLDTHSFLKDRATADNHEVVRNAAIHALASNYKEDLDTHSFLKDRATADNHEVVRSAAIHALASNFKEDPDTHSFLKDRATADNHEVVRSAAIHALASNFKDHPDTRSFLKDRATADNHEHVRGAAIRALASNFKDHPDTRSFLKDRATADNHEHVRGAAIRALASNFPDNLDTCSFFKDRATADNHGYVQGAAIEALASNFQDDPDTRSILKDRATADNDRDVRRAAIQALAKHFRNQPELFEIYYNCTVNDPFEREQDYQTNPRRVALEIIIKQFPQHPQTLPLLRDKAANDPDEEVREFAQEKLAEFEK is encoded by the coding sequence ATGAGAATTGAGTGGTTCACTCTTTGGATAGGTCAAAAAGCGGTTGGATTTCTTGTCAAAACTATTATCAGCGAAGAGTTTGTCAAGGATTTACTCAAGGACTACGCTAAAGATTTTTTCAAAAATATCTTTAATAATGCTGTAACCGCGCCTTTTAAGCGAGAACCCCTGGAGAAAGCTGTTGTCATGGCTGTAACAGAATTTTTGCAACTCATGCAGCAGGATTTAGATGATAGTGAACTTGCTGAAGATGAAATCAAAAAGTATGAGCAGCCGTTAAATAAATTTCTGAAGCATCCAGAAGTCAAAGCAATTTTGGGAACTGCTTTTAAAGATGACTGTCAAACCATAGATACCAAGAAATTAGAAACAATTTGGTATGAACTTAATGCTTCATACCCGTTACCGGATGATTTTAACTGGAAACGGATTGCCAGGAAATATCTGCAAACGGTTAAAGAGATTATTATAGGAGTTCCTGAACTGCGAGAGATTCTGAATTCCCAAAATTTAGACAAAATCCGATACAATACAACAGAGATAGCCGGGATTATTCCTGATTTTGATTTGGAAAGATACCAAGAAGCTATTAAAGAAACCTATAGCAATCTTAATTTAGACAGCTTAGATACGAGTACCTATGATTATCGAGATAAACTCAAAGTCTGGGATATATTCATAGCACAAAATGTCCGCGAAATTCACCAAGTTATTCCCCGAATTCACGAGCTGCCGAAAGAACATCTCCGAAGATTGCGAGAAACTAACGAACTGGAAGCAGAAGTTGAGTTAGAAGAATTAGAGCGCTACAAACGAGTTTATTTAGAACAACCGAAACGTTCTGTAGTGGATATTGTAAATGAGCAGCAGACTAATAAATATATCGTGATTCTGGGCGACCCTGGTTCCGGGAAATCTACTTTATTAAAATACTTGGCATTAAATTGGGCTAGGAGTCCTCTGAATAATTCTTTATCTTTAGCGATTCCTGTGCTGATTGAGTTACGCACTTATATGCGGCGGCGGGAGGATAAAGAGTGTCATAGTTTTCTAGAATTTTTTCATAAATGTAGTGGTGCGATTTCTCACCTTAACCAACATCAACTACACGAACAGCTAAAGAGTGGTAAGGCTTTGGTGATGTTCGATGGTTTGGATGAGGTATTTGATCCTGCTCAACGAGAAGATGTAATTACTGATATTCATCGCTTCACTAATGAATATCGTGATGTGCAGGTGATTGTCACTTCTCGCGTGATTGGCTACAAACCGCAACGTTTGCGAGATGCTGAGTTTCACCACTTTATATTGCAAGATTTAGAAGCAGAACAAATTCAGGATTTTATTTACCGCTGGCATGAGTTAACTTTTATCGATACTGCGGATAAAGTTAGAAAACGGGAACGGCTGCAAATCGGGATTGACACTTCACAATCTATTGCAGAACTAGCAGGAAATCCTCTGTTGTTGACGATGATGGCGATTCTGAATCGGAATCAGGAATTGCCAAGAGATAGAGCCGAACTTTATAATCAAGCATCGCGGGTATTGCTGCATCAATGGGATGTGGAACGTGCTTTGCAAGAAGACAAGAGGTTAGATCCTAAAATTATTGATTATAAAGATAAGCAAGCAATGTTGCGTCAGGTTGCCTATCATATGCAAACGGGCGATAAAGGTTTGGCTGGCAATTTGATTAGTGTAGGTAATTTAGAGAAGATTTTGACTGACTATTTCAAAAGTCTAGAAATCACTCAAGCTAGAGAAGTTGCGCGGGTGATGATTAATCAACTGCGGACTCGCAACTTTATTTTATGTTTTTTGGGTGCAGATTACTATGCCTTCGTGCATCGGACTTTTTTAGAATATTTCTGTGCTTGGGAGTTTGTCTGGCAGTTTGAGAAGGAACGCAGTATTACAATTGAGTTTCTCAAAACTGAAGTTTTTGGCAAACACTGGCAAGATGAAACTTGGCATGAGGTATTGCTGTTAATTGTGGGAATGATTGATGTTAAGTTTGTTGGTGAAATTCTTGATTACTTAATGGTGCAAGATGGCGAAGAGGAAAAATTTATCAACTTGTTTTTAGCGGCTAACTGTCTTGCAGAAGTGAGAAATCGCTCGGTGATTGCGTCAGTGGCTAATAAATTGCTTAATAAGCTACAAGACTTAACTAAATATGACCTCTGGTATTATTACAGACCAATAGGAAATAAAGAAACTATACTAGTTAGAAAAATTCGTACTCAAGCAGTTGCAATAGTCACTGCAATTTGGAAAGACAACCGTGAGACTTTACACTGGCTCAAAGACTGCACCACTGCTGAGAATCATCGGTATGTGCGAGGTGCAGCTATCAAAGCATTAGCCAGCAATTTCAAAGAAGACCCGGACATTTGCTCGTTTCTAAAACACTGTGCCACTGCCGATAATGAATGGTATGTGCAATATACACTCATGGAAGCATTAGCCAGTAATTTCAAAGAAGACCTGGACACCCACTCGTTTCTCAAAGACCGCGCCACTGCTGATAATCATGAGGATGTGCGAAGTGCAGCCATCCAAGCATTAGCCAGTAATTTCAAAGAAGACCTGGACACCCACTCGTTTCTCAAAGACCGCGCCACTGCTGATAATCATGAGGATGTGCGATATGCAGCCATCGAAGCATTAGCCAGCAATTACAAAGAAGACCTGGACACCCACTCGTTTCTCAAAGACCGCGCCACTGCTGATAATCATGAGGTTGTGCGAAATGCAGCCATCCATGCATTAGCCAGCAATTACAAAGAAGACCTGGACACCCACTCGTTTCTCAAAGACCGCGCCACTGCTGATAATCATGAGGTTGTGCGAAGTGCAGCCATCCATGCATTAGCCAGCAATTTTAAAGAAGACCCGGACACCCACTCGTTTCTCAAAGACCGCGCCACTGCTGATAATCATGAGGTTGTGCGAAGTGCAGCCATCCATGCATTAGCCAGCAATTTCAAAGATCACCCGGACACCCGCTCGTTTCTCAAAGACCGCGCCACTGCTGATAATCATGAGCATGTGCGAGGTGCAGCCATCCGAGCATTAGCCAGCAATTTCAAAGATCACCCGGACACCCGCTCGTTTCTCAAAGACCGCGCCACTGCTGATAATCATGAGCATGTGCGAGGTGCAGCCATCCGAGCATTAGCTAGTAATTTCCCCGATAACCTCGATACCTGCTCGTTTTTCAAAGACCGTGCCACTGCTGATAATCATGGGTATGTGCAAGGTGCAGCCATCGAAGCATTAGCCAGCAATTTCCAAGATGACCCGGACACCCGCTCGATTCTCAAAGACCGCGCCACTGCTGATAATGATAGGGATGTGCGACGTGCAGCCATCCAAGCATTAGCTAAACACTTTAGAAATCAGCCTGAGTTGTTTGAAATTTACTACAACTGCACTGTCAATGACCCCTTTGAGCGTGAGCAAGACTATCAAACCAACCCTCGGCGCGTTGCACTGGAGATAATTATCAAGCAATTTCCTCAGCATCCCCAGACTTTACCACTGTTGCGCGATAAAGCAGCGAATGACCCAGATGAAGAAGTGCGAGAGTTTGCTCAAGAGAAGTTGGCAGAATTTGAGAAGTAA
- a CDS encoding Uma2 family endonuclease produces MVLQVNPIQKEPIVTWEALPADFILPDDPVENIQQPAIAAALTDALGSTGRIQPQMLIGSNFGLVATVNKKIVVKAPDWFYVPQVQSVGINVVRRSYTPNLEGAAVAVVMEFLSDTEGGELSVRSTPPYGKLYYYEKILQVPTYVTYDPYEPSIELRCLQNGQYTLQQADANGRYWIPELELFLGIWQGERLCQTMNWLRWWDREGNLLLWSSEQAEQERQRAQQESQRAEQERQRADILAAKLRELGIDPDATPIAKR; encoded by the coding sequence ATGGTTCTACAAGTTAACCCTATCCAAAAAGAACCAATTGTTACTTGGGAAGCACTTCCAGCCGACTTCATTTTACCTGACGATCCAGTGGAAAATATTCAACAACCTGCGATCGCTGCTGCGCTTACCGATGCTTTGGGAAGCACAGGACGCATCCAACCCCAAATGCTAATTGGCTCTAATTTTGGACTTGTAGCCACAGTTAACAAAAAAATCGTTGTCAAAGCACCAGACTGGTTTTATGTCCCTCAAGTGCAGTCTGTAGGAATAAATGTAGTTCGTCGCAGCTATACCCCAAATTTAGAAGGCGCTGCTGTGGCTGTAGTGATGGAATTTCTCTCAGACACAGAAGGTGGAGAACTATCAGTCCGCTCAACTCCACCCTACGGTAAACTCTATTATTACGAAAAGATTCTCCAAGTTCCAACTTACGTAACCTACGATCCTTATGAACCAAGCATAGAACTACGCTGCTTGCAAAATGGACAATATACTTTGCAGCAAGCAGACGCTAATGGACGTTACTGGATTCCTGAGTTAGAGTTATTTCTCGGAATTTGGCAAGGTGAAAGATTATGCCAAACCATGAATTGGCTGCGCTGGTGGGATAGAGAAGGAAATTTGCTGTTGTGGAGCAGCGAACAAGCTGAACAAGAACGCCAACGCGCCCAACAGGAAAGCCAACGCGCCGAACAAGAACGCCAGCGTGCTGATATACTAGCAGCTAAGTTGCGCGAGCTAGGTATTGACCCTGATGCGACGCCGATAGCGAAGCGTTAG
- a CDS encoding Uma2 family endonuclease, whose translation MLDYDLPRYLPSADELPDSDETPVDNELQELIPGLLKAILLILWAERMDWLFGIDMGIYYHPDKPPIVPDGFLSLGVERFYDEELRPSYVLWDENVVPIFVLEVVSQNYRKEYTTKLDEYAALGVPYYVIYSSRRRRKPHLEVHKLVNGKYELQEGNPVWLPEIGLGIGCERGNYCGVTREWMYWYDEQGQRYLTPAEQIKQETQRAQQETQRAQQEAQRAQQETQRAQQEAQRAQQETQRAQQETQRAEVAEQKVQQLTEKLRALGIDPDNLG comes from the coding sequence ATGTTAGACTACGACTTACCAAGGTACTTGCCCTCAGCCGACGAACTACCCGACTCTGATGAAACGCCTGTGGATAATGAACTGCAAGAATTGATACCAGGCTTGCTGAAGGCGATCCTGCTAATACTCTGGGCAGAACGTATGGACTGGTTATTTGGGATAGATATGGGTATTTATTATCACCCGGATAAACCACCCATTGTGCCAGATGGGTTTTTGAGCTTAGGGGTAGAGCGGTTTTATGATGAAGAGTTGCGTCCCAGTTATGTGCTGTGGGATGAAAATGTTGTACCGATTTTCGTGCTAGAAGTAGTTTCCCAAAATTATCGTAAGGAATACACTACTAAATTGGATGAATATGCGGCTTTGGGTGTACCTTACTACGTGATTTATTCCTCCCGTCGCCGTCGCAAACCGCATTTGGAAGTACATAAGTTAGTTAATGGTAAATATGAATTGCAAGAGGGAAACCCCGTTTGGCTACCAGAAATTGGGCTGGGAATTGGTTGCGAAAGGGGAAATTATTGCGGTGTAACGCGGGAATGGATGTATTGGTATGATGAGCAAGGACAACGGTATCTCACGCCCGCAGAACAAATAAAACAAGAAACACAACGCGCTCAACAAGAAACACAACGCGCTCAACAAGAAGCACAACGCGCTCAACAAGAAACACAACGCGCTCAACAAGAAGCACAACGCGCTCAACAAGAAACACAACGCGCTCAACAAGAAACACAACGCGCTGAAGTTGCAGAACAAAAGGTGCAACAATTGACAGAAAAATTAAGAGCGCTGGGAATAGATCCAGATAATCTGGGTTAA
- the serA gene encoding phosphoglycerate dehydrogenase produces MSKVLVSDSIDQAGIDILSQVATVDVKIGLKPAELLQIIGEYDALMIRSSTRVTQEIIEAGTQLKIIGRAGVGVDNVDVPAATRRGIVVVNSPEGNTIAAAEHALAMILALSRHIPDANASVKRGAWDRNSFVGAEVYKKTLGVVGLGKIGSHVATVAKTMGMKLLAYDPFISTDRAEQLGCQLVELDLLFQQADYITLHIPKTPETTHLINATTLAKMKPTARIINCARGGIIDEVALAAALKAGKIGGAALDVFESEPLGESELRSLGKEIILTPHLGASTAEAQVNVAIDVAEQIRDVLLGLPARSAVNIPGLGPDVLEELKPYMQLAETLGNLVGQLVGGRVEVLNIRLQGELATNKSQPLVVAALKGLLYQALRERVNYVNASIEAKERGIRVIETRDASIRDYAGTLHLEATGTLGTHSVTGALLGEREIHLTDVDGFPINVPPSKYMLFTLHRDMPGIIGKLGSLLGSFNVNIASMQVGRKIVRGDAVMALSIDDPLPEGILDEIIKVPGIRDAYTVTL; encoded by the coding sequence ATGTCTAAGGTTCTTGTCTCAGATTCTATTGACCAAGCTGGAATTGACATTCTTTCTCAAGTTGCTACCGTTGATGTCAAAATAGGTCTAAAACCAGCCGAACTGCTCCAAATTATTGGTGAGTATGACGCGCTGATGATTCGCTCTAGTACACGCGTCACCCAAGAAATTATTGAAGCCGGCACGCAGCTAAAAATCATCGGTCGTGCTGGTGTGGGTGTGGATAATGTGGATGTTCCTGCTGCCACACGCCGGGGAATTGTGGTAGTCAATTCTCCAGAGGGAAATACAATTGCCGCCGCAGAACATGCGCTAGCGATGATTTTGGCCTTGTCTCGCCACATCCCCGATGCTAACGCTTCGGTGAAACGCGGTGCGTGGGATCGCAATAGCTTTGTCGGCGCGGAAGTCTACAAAAAAACTCTCGGCGTTGTTGGTTTGGGTAAAATTGGCTCCCATGTTGCCACTGTAGCTAAGACAATGGGGATGAAACTCCTAGCTTATGACCCTTTTATTTCTACAGACCGAGCCGAACAACTTGGCTGTCAGCTAGTGGAGCTAGATTTACTCTTTCAGCAAGCAGACTATATTACCCTACACATCCCTAAAACCCCAGAAACCACCCACTTAATCAATGCCACAACCCTGGCAAAGATGAAACCCACAGCCCGGATTATCAACTGCGCTCGTGGTGGGATCATTGATGAAGTAGCTTTAGCAGCAGCTCTTAAAGCGGGTAAAATCGGGGGTGCAGCCTTGGATGTATTCGAGTCAGAACCACTGGGTGAATCTGAATTGCGATCGCTAGGCAAAGAAATCATCCTCACCCCCCATTTGGGAGCCTCCACCGCGGAAGCTCAAGTAAATGTAGCCATTGATGTTGCCGAACAAATTCGTGATGTACTTTTAGGACTACCAGCACGTTCAGCCGTAAACATTCCCGGACTCGGCCCCGATGTGTTGGAAGAACTCAAACCCTACATGCAACTAGCAGAAACTCTAGGTAACCTGGTGGGACAGCTAGTTGGCGGACGGGTGGAAGTACTCAATATTCGACTGCAAGGGGAACTCGCGACTAACAAAAGTCAGCCTTTGGTAGTCGCTGCCCTGAAAGGATTACTTTACCAAGCTTTGCGGGAACGGGTAAATTACGTAAATGCCAGCATAGAAGCTAAAGAACGCGGAATTCGGGTGATTGAAACCCGCGATGCTTCCATTAGAGACTATGCCGGAACGCTTCATCTAGAAGCCACAGGTACTTTAGGGACTCATTCTGTCACAGGCGCTTTGTTGGGTGAGCGGGAAATTCACCTGACTGATGTTGACGGTTTCCCGATTAACGTCCCACCCAGCAAATATATGTTGTTTACCCTGCACCGCGATATGCCGGGGATTATCGGCAAACTCGGTTCCCTACTCGGCAGTTTTAATGTGAATATTGCCAGTATGCAGGTAGGTCGTAAAATCGTCCGTGGTGATGCGGTAATGGCTCTGAGTATAGATGACCCCTTACCTGAGGGCATTTTGGATGAGATTATAAAAGTCCCTGGTATTCGAGACGCGTATACAGTAACACTTTAA
- the prmA gene encoding 50S ribosomal protein L11 methyltransferase: MANTWWELQILCEPDLEDSIFWRLEDFGCRGTASENKGNSSLVRAYLPTIQTQLLDLAALSLWLRQDALCVGLSSPSLQWQLIDEEDWATSWKQYWHPQEIGDRFLINPAWLPLPETTERLVIRLDPGVAFGTGNHATTQLCLESLEMRLSGVPQSFVSTSGKHEHLVIADIGCGSGILSIGALLLGAEKVYAVDTDPLAVQSTISNGVLNDIIPERLLPALGSVNVLTKLVEKPVDGIVCNILANVIIELVPEMSAIAKPETWAIFSGILLEQSKAVADALEENGWVVATLWKRKEWCCLNVRRS; encoded by the coding sequence ATGGCAAACACCTGGTGGGAACTACAGATTTTATGTGAACCAGACCTAGAAGATTCTATCTTTTGGCGACTGGAAGATTTTGGCTGCCGTGGTACAGCTAGTGAAAACAAAGGAAATTCATCTTTAGTTAGGGCTTATCTGCCGACAATTCAAACGCAGCTACTAGATTTGGCAGCGCTATCGCTGTGGCTACGTCAAGATGCCCTCTGTGTGGGACTTTCATCTCCCTCCCTGCAATGGCAGTTGATTGATGAGGAAGATTGGGCGACTAGCTGGAAACAATATTGGCATCCGCAGGAAATAGGCGATCGCTTCCTAATTAACCCCGCTTGGCTACCATTACCAGAAACAACGGAACGGTTAGTGATTCGTCTTGACCCAGGTGTAGCATTTGGTACGGGCAACCACGCCACGACTCAGCTATGTTTGGAATCCTTGGAAATGCGGCTGAGTGGAGTTCCTCAGTCGTTTGTGAGTACTAGTGGCAAACATGAACATCTAGTAATTGCGGATATTGGCTGTGGTTCTGGTATCCTTTCCATTGGGGCGCTGCTACTGGGAGCAGAGAAAGTCTATGCAGTAGATACTGACCCTTTGGCGGTGCAATCAACTATCAGTAATGGTGTCCTGAACGACATTATCCCAGAACGTTTACTACCAGCACTGGGAAGTGTAAACGTTTTGACAAAACTAGTTGAAAAACCAGTAGACGGTATTGTATGCAATATTTTGGCTAATGTGATTATTGAATTGGTTCCAGAAATGAGTGCGATCGCCAAACCTGAAACTTGGGCTATATTCAGTGGTATTTTACTAGAACAATCTAAAGCTGTTGCTGACGCTTTAGAAGAAAATGGTTGGGTCGTTGCTACCCTGTGGAAACGAAAAGAATGGTGTTGCTTGAATGTACGCCGTTCTTAA